The sequence CGTATCCCATACCGAAGCAGCATTTTGGGATAATATATGCCTGTTATGGCAATAAAAACAATCCATATTACATCCCGGCGTAAAGACAACTGAGGCTATCTTTCCAGGATAGTCTACAAACGAATTTTTGTGTATACCGGCTATATTCATGATATCCTCTCATTTAAAACAAACTTTTTCCTTTCAATATATTCCTGCTTTTTCCCATTATTATAGTTAGATACCGGCCTTAAATACCCGGTCACCCTGGACCACACTTCTGCATCCTGCCCACACTCTGGACATTTAAAGTGCTCACCTTTTAAGTACCCGTGAGTCTCACATACACTAAAAGTAGGGGTTATAGAAATATAAGGCAGCTTATAATTTGTAAATATCTTTTTTATCAAAGATTTGCACACCTGTATATCGTCTATTCTCTCCCCCAGATATAAGTGGAGCACTGTTCCGCCTGTATAAAGAGATTGAAGCTCGTCCTGCAATTCCAGCACCTCAAATATATCATCCGTATATCCGGCAGGCAGCTGGGTAGAGTTGGTATAATAAGGTGTTTCACCACCTGCTGCAATTATATCCTTATATTTTTTCCGATCAATCAACGCTAATCTATATGCCGCGCCTTCTGCAGGACTGGCCTCTAAATTATAAAAATGCCCTGTTTCATTTTGTATTTCAGACATTATATCTGTCAGATAATTCATTATCTCTATTGCAAACTGCTGTCCTTCCGGACTTGCAATATCTTTACCCATAAAGTTTTCCAACGCTTCATTCATACCTACTATACCTATGGTATTAAAATGATTGTACCAATATTCTCCTGAGGCTTTTTTCACATCCCTCAGATAGTGAGCTGAATAAGGATAAAGTCCCTTTTGGGATTGCTCTTCAATAATCTTTCTCTTTATTTCCAGTGAGGTTTTTGCAGTATATACAAGTTTTTTAAGTCTCTGCTTAAACTCATCCTTTGTAGAAGAAAGATAACCTATCCTAGGTAAATTTATGGTAACAACACCTATGGAGCCTGTCATTGGGTTGCTGCCAAACAGCCCTCCCCCTCTTTTCCTGAGCTTGGAAGTATCCAGTCTGAGCCGACAGCACATAGAAAGAGCATCTTCAGGTGATAGGTCAGAATTTATGTAGTTTGAAAAATAAGGTATACCATATTTGCAGGTTATCTCCATAAAAGCATCCACCACAGGGTTATCCCACTCAAAATCCTTTGTAATATTTATAGTAGGTATAGGAAATGTAAACACCCTGCCCCGTGCATCCCCTTCCAGCATCACTTCGCAAAATGCCTTATTGAATATATCCATCTCTTTTTGGAAATCCCCATATACATCCTGCATCATGTTTCCACCCAATATTACCGGTTCATCCTTCATCATGTCCGGCACCTTTATATCAAAGGTCAGATTGGAAAAAGGACACTGAAAGCCTACCCTAGTAGGAACATTTATATTGAAAACAAACTCTTGCAAGCATTGTTTTACCTGATCATAATTCAATCCATCATACCTGATGAATGGTGCACAATATGTATCAAACCCCGACCATGCTTGGGCCCCTGCCGTCTCTCCCTGGGTTGTAAAAGTAGAGTTTACTATCTGTCCTAAAAATGAACGCAAATGTTTGGCAGGTTTGCTTTCCAGCTTACCGCTCACCCCTCCGAATCCTTCCATCAAAAGCTGTCTTAAATCCCACCCCGCACAATAAGGACCGAAAAAACCTAAATCATGTATATGAAAATCCCCGTTTTCATGGGCCTTTTTTACCTCTTCAGGATAAACTTCATACAACCAATATTTCTTAGTAAATACTTCCCGTACGTAGTTATTGAGGCCATTCACGCTCCTCTGGGTATTGGCATTCTCCTGTATCTGCCAATCCCTGTCCTTCAAATAATCCGAAAACATATCTATAGTTGCACCTATCAAGGCATTTAATTCTCTGGCACTCTTTCTCTTTTCACGATACAATATATAGGCCTTGGAAGTTTGAGCATGTCCATTTTCAATCAGCACTTTTTCCACTATGTCCTGTATATCTTCAACAGAAGGTATCTTTGCGTCAAAGGTGATTCGGACAATATCCACCACCTGATCACACAAAAATTCAGCCCTTTGATAATCCTCGCCTCCACATGCAATGGCAGCCTTAAAGATAGCATCTGTTATCTTTTTCTGCTCAAACTCTTCTATTCTTCCATCCCTTTTTCTTATAAACTCGATCATTTGTTATCCCCTTTCAGATAATTGATAAAAAAAAGCCTAATCAAACGATCAGGCTTTAGTCGCGAAACGACTACACAGCCAATCCTTTCCCACCGAAAGAATAGGTTATCAAATTCCTTAACAGGCAGGTCTCCTGGCTTGGGGTCATATGCCTCCGGCTGCCTTCCCGTCCATACAGTGGCATATCAGCCGGGCATTCCCACATACAGTAGCGGGGGCTGCAACGGATTCTCACCGTTTTCCCTTTTAAACCTTAATCACAGTCACCTGTTGGAAATCTATTTTTCACTATATATAGTATATTATTTGATTGGCATTGTCAATATGTAGTATAAAAAATGAGACCTTATTCCCATATCTGTAAAAATGGGTACGGACTCACAGGATTTTTATTCAGCTCATACATGCCAAAATGCAAATGCGGCTCAAACTTTCCAGACGTGCCTTCAGGACCATATCCGGTATCTCCTACATATCCTATTACCTGTCCTTTTTTCACTCTGGAGCCTACTCTCAATCCTTCTGCATACCTATCAAGATGTGCATAATAATAGTACATATTATCTCTATCCACTACACCCAGCCTCCAGCCTCCCAACGTGTTCCAGCCCTTCTTTTGTATTCTCCCATCTGATACCGATACTACCGGTGTGCCTTTTTTGCACATTATATCTATCCCTTCGTGGGTTCTTTCTCCTCCAAAGCTCCTAGGGGACTGCCAGTCATTTGTGTATTCATATTTATTTTCTTTCTTGATAGGGAACTCCTTGTCCTTTAATATGCTGTTTATATAATTATACTTAGAATGTTCTTTTTTATCATCCAGTCCGTTAATTTTACCTGCCTTTATTTCCTCGGAAATCTCCCTCAACTTTTTCTCATCATCAAAATAGCACTTGCCTCGCTGTTCAAGCATATCAAAATAATACCAATTAACTCCTAATTGCTTTTGTCCCTTAAAATAAAGCTCCAGTTTTTCGGGAGGTATATCCTCTATCCTGACCTGTTCCGGGCTAAATGTGAGTTTTAAATTGAGATACAAAAGCGCTATAACCACAATCAGCAGACAAAAAAATACTACCTTTTTAATATTTATCCTAGTCCTCTTTTTCCTTCTCCTTATGTTATACCTATATGTAGTATTGATAGCCGTACCCTCCCCCTCTTGTATTATTTATATATCTATTTTATAAAATAATAACATATTTATCACATCTACAGGTAATTTTATAAAATTTAGGCTAAATGCTCCGCAATTCTCCCACTATATCCTAAAACCTAACAATATTCATATCCTTATTGCTGAAGACGCAACCTCTCTTCTGCCTGTTTTACATTTTTATAAACATCGATACCTCCTGTGAGATTTTTTACATTTTCGAAACCATTATTTTGCAATATCTTACAAGCGATATACGACCTTAATCCTGTCTTACAATACACTATTATATCTTTATCTCGGGGAATGTCATCTAACCTTTGCCTGATCTCATCAAGAGGAATATTTATCGCCCCTTCAATGAACCCATTTTCCCTCTCATACTGCTTTCTGACATCCAATAGGACAGTTTCATCTCTATCTACATCCTCCACTTGATTCCATTGTACAACATCCACCTCACCATTTATAACATTGGATGCAATATACCCTGCCATGTTTACCGGGTCTTTAGCAGAAGAATAGGGAGGAGCATATGCCAATTCAAGTTCTTGCAGATCAAATACCGTCTTTTCAAACCTTATGGCAGAAGCCAATACATCTATCCGCTTGTCAACCCCGTCACATCCTACAATTTGAGCACCTAATATCTTGCCTGTGGGTGAAAACAATAATTTTATAGTAAGTGGCGAAGCTCCGGGATAGTATCCGGCATGTGAGTTAGCCTCACAGAATATGCTTAAATATTTCTTCCCTCCTTGTTTAAGTATCTCCTGATTGCTTCCTGTTTGTGCAACGGTAATATCAAACACTTTTATAATAGAAGTACCTTGTACTCCATTATACTTATCTTCTTTGCCCATTATATTATTTGCAGCTATCCTGCCCTGTCTGTTGGCAGGTCCGGCAAGAGGTACTAAACAATAGCTGTCTGTAACTATATCCTGTTTTTCCACCGCATCCCCTACAGCATAAATATCCGGATCTGATGTCTGCATATATTCGTTTACCTCTATACCCCCTAATTTCCCTATCTTGAGACCGGCCTCCTGTGCCAGTTGAATGTCAGGCCTCACGCCTATACTCATCACTACCATATCTGCCTGTATCGTCTTTTGACTGTTCAATATGACGTCAATCCTGTCTCCCT is a genomic window of Clostridia bacterium containing:
- a CDS encoding FAD-dependent oxidoreductase, which produces DLKTSDIYSETYDNIILSPGANPVKPPIPGVDSNRVFTVRNIPDIDAIMNFINQNNPRHAVVVGGGFIGLEMVENLKHRGIDVTVVEMLNQVFKNIDYDMACIIHNHLMSKGINLQLNDGVRAFEDKGDRIDVILNSQKTIQADMVVMSIGVRPDIQLAQEAGLKIGKLGGIEVNEYMQTSDPDIYAVGDAVEKQDIVTDSYCLVPLAGPANRQGRIAANNIMGKEDKYNGVQGTSIIKVFDITVAQTGSNQEILKQGGKKYLSIFCEANSHAGYYPGASPLTIKLLFSPTGKILGAQIVGCDGVDKRIDVLASAIRFEKTVFDLQELELAYAPPYSSAKDPVNMAGYIASNVINGEVDVVQWNQVEDVDRDETVLLDVRKQYERENGFIEGAINIPLDEIRQRLDDIPRDKDIIVYCKTGLRSYIACKILQNNGFENVKNLTGGIDVYKNVKQAEERLRLQQ
- a CDS encoding M23 family metallopeptidase: MYLNLKLTFSPEQVRIEDIPPEKLELYFKGQKQLGVNWYYFDMLEQRGKCYFDDEKKLREISEEIKAGKINGLDDKKEHSKYNYINSILKDKEFPIKKENKYEYTNDWQSPRSFGGERTHEGIDIMCKKGTPVVSVSDGRIQKKGWNTLGGWRLGVVDRDNMYYYYAHLDRYAEGLRVGSRVKKGQVIGYVGDTGYGPEGTSGKFEPHLHFGMYELNKNPVSPYPFLQIWE
- a CDS encoding ribonucleoside triphosphate reductase, whose amino-acid sequence is MIEFIRKRDGRIEEFEQKKITDAIFKAAIACGGEDYQRAEFLCDQVVDIVRITFDAKIPSVEDIQDIVEKVLIENGHAQTSKAYILYREKRKSARELNALIGATIDMFSDYLKDRDWQIQENANTQRSVNGLNNYVREVFTKKYWLYEVYPEEVKKAHENGDFHIHDLGFFGPYCAGWDLRQLLMEGFGGVSGKLESKPAKHLRSFLGQIVNSTFTTQGETAGAQAWSGFDTYCAPFIRYDGLNYDQVKQCLQEFVFNINVPTRVGFQCPFSNLTFDIKVPDMMKDEPVILGGNMMQDVYGDFQKEMDIFNKAFCEVMLEGDARGRVFTFPIPTINITKDFEWDNPVVDAFMEITCKYGIPYFSNYINSDLSPEDALSMCCRLRLDTSKLRKRGGGLFGSNPMTGSIGVVTINLPRIGYLSSTKDEFKQRLKKLVYTAKTSLEIKRKIIEEQSQKGLYPYSAHYLRDVKKASGEYWYNHFNTIGIVGMNEALENFMGKDIASPEGQQFAIEIMNYLTDIMSEIQNETGHFYNLEASPAEGAAYRLALIDRKKYKDIIAAGGETPYYTNSTQLPAGYTDDIFEVLELQDELQSLYTGGTVLHLYLGERIDDIQVCKSLIKKIFTNYKLPYISITPTFSVCETHGYLKGEHFKCPECGQDAEVWSRVTGYLRPVSNYNNGKKQEYIERKKFVLNERIS